ATAACGTACTGCCAATTGTTATGAAATAttagaaaacattaaaaagaattaaaatgaaacccaaaacacttttaaaattaGTTTTACAATAGTTTGAGGCTTTGATCAGAGGAATGCACTCAGCACTCCACTTAAAGGCACATCTGGGAACTATAGTTTTACACAATCAGATCTTttggtttgggttcatgtttCTCCAAGTAGAAGAACAGTGGAGCAGCATGTTAAGAGCAGTATGAGGAAGATCAATGGAAAGTTACAATCCGGCTCACTTCAGTGTCTAATAGGATTATTACAATTTATTAAAGCCATAAATGTGGATGCAAAGacgtatttaaaataaattgtatgCAGTCTTACGCTCATCAGGTCCCACGTTGAGTCAAGTCGTAACTGAAATTTGTTAAAGCGAGCATAACACAAGATGGAATAACATGAACGTAGGATTTTAATCAAACACGTAGAGGTTTGAAATGTGCAAAGTgcttctttttaatttaaacaggaggataaaaaaaactgtccTCAAGCACGTGAATGTGGTGTTAAAACATTTATCAAAAGTGCTGTTGTTGCCCTTTAAAttcttccccttcttcctcctccgctagTCTGCAGTCATTGTGCCACTTTTATGCTGTAACTTTTAAGCCGGCGGTACGTGAACTGGTTGCGAGGCTGCCGCTGCCCGCCCCGTTCAGTCCTTGAGCAGTCCGAGCTTTCTGAGGGCTTCTTTGCGGTCCGCTCCCATGCCGGGCACCACCATCACCGTGTACCCGACGGAGTTCGAGGCTTTGCGGGGCTGGCAGGTTCCCCCGTTTCTGTGGTTGTCCAGGGTGACGGAGCGCTCCAGCCCGGCGgccctccctctgccgggttgAGTGGGATCCGACGCGGGCGCCGGCTGTGTGGGACCCTCGCGCCGGGAGTCCTGGTGGAAGCTGGCGCTGCTCTGCAGAGGCCTGTTCTTGGGCCCTGGGGGCCCTTGAGGACAACAGAACGAGGGGCTTCTGGATGAATTGACGTGAGACGGACCTCTTGGGAATCTGTTGGGTTTTGGGTCCAAAAGTGGGGCGACCGACTGATTTTTGGGCTGCTGCTCTTCCAGGAGACCCAGCTTCTGTAAAGCTTCCAGTCTGACCACCTGCGGATCTGATGCATTCTTGATATTAAAAGAAGACGTTGAGGTAATGGATGCTTCGTTTGGTGGTTTCCCAGGTAAGTTGGCATGGACCTTTTTAGGTTTGGGGCCAACAACCGGAGGACCAATCTTGGGCTTGTGAGCCTCTGACTGAAATCTGTCAGTTTGTGGAGGAAATACAAGTTTTGGGCCTTGCGCTGTAACAGGAGGACGCTTGTCAAAGTCTATAGTGTGGTCAATTGTCGGACAGAGAGGCGTCTTCTTTGTGGAGGCACTGCGCCGCAGGTGAACGAGCGCCTCATAGGACAGAGGACCTCGAGGTAAACCTTCAGCTTTCCTAACCAAGTAGTCCCTGGGTTTGGTAGGAGGAGATATCACAACGTTCACCTCGAGAGGTACTTGTGAAGCGGCAGGTTTCTGGTTGTGTTCGTGATCCGGTCTGTTGATCGGAGGGGGGAAGTTGAAGCTGACGTTTTTGGCTGGAGGAACTCGTCCCTTCGCGTTTAGTGCGGAACCGGGAGAGCCGCTCGCCACAACGAGAGGCGTGGGAACCAGGTAGCTCTGCATGGGTTTGGCACCAGCAGATTGCTGTACGGAATCCTGAGATGCGTGTTTCTGTGAAGCTGAAAAAACAAAGCGGTGAGTGAGTGGAAAAAAGTACTAAACCGATCAGCGCGTTCTGCAGCGGCGGACAGAGAACTCACCCTTGCTCATGGAGGCCGACAGGTCAGCCACTTTGTTGGCGAGGTTGCCGGGGCTGGGCAGCTGATCTGTTTCGTCGTTGGACAGTCCGCTGTCGTCTTCAGTGTCCAAAGACTCGATGGTCTCCTCCAAAAACATGAGACAGGCCTTCTCCTCCGCAGACAGGTGGTCAAGACTGTCATCACTCTGTGAGACACGTCGACGGGAGGAACGGCAGAAAGGTTTTGGCTCAGTCACCGACATGGTTTTGTGTTTCTATTGTTTGTAATAATGAGTAACCAGCCGAACCAGCGAGTTGGGATGAGGGTACGGCCACTTACAAAGCCCGAGTTGGTGCTGAGAACGCTGTCACAGCTGCCCGCGCTGTCCATGCCCGTCGTCGTCTCCATTCCAACGCCACCGGGCCACGTGTCACTTTTGGGCATCTTCGTGCCCTATTTCACTTCAGTAGCCCAGACAGATGAGTTTGTCTGTGAAAGGGGAATAAATGCACGCTTAAAAGTAGGTTTCGGTAGTTAGAACAATTAAAAACCCGGAGGGAACTAATCAATCTCCCACTCAGGCATTTGATCGCTTCATACATTGTGGAATGTGTGCATTCCTTATACCACATTTGGAATTTCCTTTAAACTATTATCCTATTGCCTCCTACTGCAGTACTTTTGTATTTCatccctatatatatatatatatatatatatgatagcTTTGACCACATCAGATTTAGGCTTTGGCTTTCTCTAATCGTGTATAACTGACTTTACATTTGTGTCCAAAGAGGCAAGCAGACGTGTAGAGGAAGGAAAAATGAGCAATCAGCACCACCAGGGACTGGACAGCTCCAGACGAGCGCGACGTGATGACCATGTGGTTTTGTCAACGGGGGTCTGAGTACCGGGGTATTTCAATGATGTCAACGTGGGGTCCACCGCTGTGGCAAATTAATCTGTGCCGTCATTATACATAATATCTCTGCACGGTTAAGTGTTCACAACGGCATTAATGTCTCAATGAACTTTATAGTTCATTGAGACATTAATGCAAAAACAATGTAAGAATTATTAGCTGTATTTTCCCAACATCCATGTGGTTCTTCTAGGTCGGATATTCTGACGACAATGAGATGAATAAGCTAAAATGTCTCCCTGCCTGAATATAATCTCCTCCACACGTTTCAAACACACGCCAGCTCCCTGTTGACACGGCGTCACGGCGCAGTGCGTTTCTGACCGATATCTTACTGGTCCTCCAACTGCATGTGACTCCGATTACAGCACACATGCCACTGCTAATCTTCCTCAGCCGGATCAGtttcagagggagaggaaggcggcAGCAACAAGCTCTCGACAGCTACACGACATCCAGGTTGCCCCTGTTTTATGACTGCAGTGATCATTGTTTTAACGTGGTGGGACCTAAAGAGAAGCTACAAAGTGATACAAGGATCGTTGTCCACGATTTGGTCAACATGAGACACTTTTCTACTGTAAACAGGgttctttaatgtcaattttACCACAAGAACTGACTACAGTTCACTTCTCTACCATAGAGCTTGGAGTTCAGTATAAAAGAACCTCTGTCTGATCCGAGGGAAAAGAAATTCACTTTTGGATAAGTTTCAGTACCTGAGGGCGAAGACGACACAAAAGCCCTCCTGTTCACTGGTCCTGCTTTGTCATCCCATCCCCACAATATGTCCCTATTGCCCGGATCATGGCAATTAGTCAGGATATGAATCTGACATTGCatttattctttctttagtctTAACGTCCAACAATCTGGGTAGATCACGTGAAAGAGACAACACGTATTGCATGTTTTACACCATCTACGCCTAAGTACACTAGAGCTCCCGGATTTGGGTTTGTTCCAtggtcgtaaaaaaaaaaaagaaaaaaaagtcacgcTATTAAGAATGCAGTTAATCGTTAACCCCGCCGACCATTTCCAGGGAAAGGACACGGCAGACTAGACACGTTATCTCCATGTATACGTTCATGAACACAGGGCAGCAACCGCCGTCACAATCAAAGGAACCGCAGCTTTGTTTTGAATGCGACTATAAAGAGTAGCTTTTATCAGCCTGTCCTTAACGGCTTCTTTTGCAACGGACTCAAATAATTCCCGCTTTTTTTCTACTAAGTCGGCTAACTGCATCCTTCAGTCTGAAACGGGCCTGCAAATAAGAAGTGACCAAACACTGTAAAGAAGTTCATTATGACATTATACAATGTTAAAGAAACAGAAGCTAGTAAGGAAATACGAAAAGGGAGCAAGACACCACAAATGATCATGAGCTTAATATATTGAATTAATGAGATATAGTCACTTCTTATATTATCATGTTGACTTAAAGAGAAAGTTTAGACAAAGTTTGAAATAGATTCAACAGGCAGCAATCAATCAAATGACCCTGATTGAGCACATACCTGTTAGAATCCCCGAGCATTAGTCTTCAGCTATCCATCTTCTGCAGGCGAGTGACTGAGCGGCTGTGGGTCACCTGCACGAGGGACTGTGTGTCCTCGGGCGGTTAGCCAATCGGAGAGCAGCGCTCTCCTTAAGACACACGAGCCCTGGTCGTCATGGCACCCACAACCGCGGTAATCTACTAATCGGTATCTCCGTTTCAAGCGGCCAACCGTGGTGTCGAGGCTCGTTATCAACAGAAAGGAAGCGTCTCCAGGAAATAGTGCGCTTGGGTTGCAGAGTTTCATCAACGGTTTCACGTGGCCTCAAAGAACTAATAAACCAATTATTTCATGCGGAAATTATAGCTAAAAATGTTCCACCGCAGGTTGTCTAAAGGATATTACTTTATATGACACTAGAGGGGAATACAAACCGTTGAAAGGTCATAAAAAAGTCAGAATAGTAGGTTGAAAAACTAGTATGGTTACAGAAaagtcataaaaataaaaaagacaaaacgagGTTATGGTAcgtataaaaatgtataaaggTAATTTCAtgtcacagaaaaataaaataaatgaaaatagcATAGCAAGTCGGAGTACTGAATGTCAGAAACATGTAACATGTCAGCTCATTTTATAGTATTGTATAAATTGTATTTCAATTTGAATCTCAAAAGCCAGTACAGCTGGAAGACTGACAGTGGAGAAAGAACGTTTGCCTCTCGtaaaaatattagaaaaaaaaaaaaaaaagaaaaaaaaaaaaaagagcagcgcTGTATCTTATCAACCAATGCCTTCTTACGATAAATAACAGGTTTTGCTTCTCTGATCAGATCTCACCGTGGTATTAAGTGAAGGTAGAAGCAGCTCAGAACACCAAAGCCAACGCGGCTTTATTCTGAGGCGCCGTAGATGTGGAGACTCCCGGTATTACGCAAAGTATTGCAAAAGAACTTTACAATCACcaccaacaaaaaacaagaaaatggcgtaaaaaaaaaaaacaggttatcAGTGGATACAAAACAACTCACACCCAAAACCGTCGGCTCTGACCTTTAATTGTGACAACACTGAAAAATCAAGTAAATCCAGTTAATCTGCAGTGCTTTGTGTGTAACATTCATGGTTATTGTCCTTGAAGAGTCTTCAGAACTTggtgaatacaaaaaaaactgcaaagaaATGTCATAGTGTCACTGAAGCAGACAAACCCCTTATCACTGTGGAAAGGAAACTAACTGAAGCTAACAGGACAATAAATCACAGTAATTCTTTTTGTTAATTTTCAAACAGCTTCTCCAAAGAAACATCTCAACACCCAAAATCAACTGTTTTGGCAAACACTAGTTTTTGCCATCGCAGGCGTCCGGAGTAGAAATACTGGCTCTTCACATGAGGCCACAAGGTAAAAGTCCACCTCCTTCATTCTAACAAAAGGGAATGAGAGCTTTCTCCAGTTGTGCAAAACACACGGCGTCTCTACAAACAGCTGAACTATTCAAAATATGCAGCAGTATGGAACAAATCTGTTGATTTGGAGATTACACACTATAATTAAATTATACTTCTGAAATACTGTCGTACCCATGAAGAATAACAGAGCTACAGAGACTGTAAAATGTTGTCTCAGCACCATTATTTCTGTACCTCTTCTACAATACTGTCATTTCTAAACAATATCACACCAAAAAGGGGAACAAAGTTATGAGGCAAACTTTGGATTGCAGATTGCTAAgtgatacattttaaaatgcataaCCTCAAAATCAATGGCCACGGCTCAGTAGCTCACATCTGAATAAAGACCGGTCTAGTTTAGCATGAACATGATCAACTGTCAACTATTCAGACCTGCAAAATGAATCCGATCATCTCTTTCAAGAGCTTCTGACAAACCGGCCAGAAAggggaaattaaaaaacacGCTACGTAACCAAAGCGATGGTAACAGTCATTGTTTGTGTTAAGACAACAGTGAGCGGGATCAAAGAAGTGCAAATTATTCTTAATGGTTGTTTGAGAAACCCTAGAGCCGAGGTTTGAG
The Gasterosteus aculeatus chromosome 17, fGasAcu3.hap1.1, whole genome shotgun sequence DNA segment above includes these coding regions:
- the LOC120835696 gene encoding uncharacterized protein LOC120835696 gives rise to the protein MPKSDTWPGGVGMETTTGMDSAGSCDSVLSTNSGFSDDSLDHLSAEEKACLMFLEETIESLDTEDDSGLSNDETDQLPSPGNLANKVADLSASMSKASQKHASQDSVQQSAGAKPMQSYLVPTPLVVASGSPGSALNAKGRVPPAKNVSFNFPPPINRPDHEHNQKPAASQVPLEVNVVISPPTKPRDYLVRKAEGLPRGPLSYEALVHLRRSASTKKTPLCPTIDHTIDFDKRPPVTAQGPKLVFPPQTDRFQSEAHKPKIGPPVVGPKPKKVHANLPGKPPNEASITSTSSFNIKNASDPQVVRLEALQKLGLLEEQQPKNQSVAPLLDPKPNRFPRGPSHVNSSRSPSFCCPQGPPGPKNRPLQSSASFHQDSRREGPTQPAPASDPTQPGRGRAAGLERSVTLDNHRNGGTCQPRKASNSVGYTVMVVPGMGADRKEALRKLGLLKD